In one window of Enoplosus armatus isolate fEnoArm2 chromosome 7, fEnoArm2.hap1, whole genome shotgun sequence DNA:
- the tprg1 gene encoding tumor protein p63-regulated gene 1 protein: protein MAEAEEDGATSEGQQHQLSASSCGPEDSQPAVSTEDTQPAVPDEDTQAPVPTEDSQPAALTEDRAAEGAHSHHSAVSVGSSLDQFKLRRFFVLRPGTLNQAIKDIEALVDEEVDGDVHSVWLMAEVDHWNNEKERLVLITDNSLLVFKYDFVMFNCDQIQRIPLNFVDRISYGTFSFPKRALLQREGEGVRVFWDRLREPFFISRWNPFATDFPFITFIYHPVRVVSDTFAAICDIHNFREQLKDAAQKVHARKPVPGKANGVLVLNQPIQVEAYVGLMSFLGNQNKLGYCMARGNIGF, encoded by the exons ATGGCAGAAGCTGAGGAGGACGGAGCGACCAGTGAGGGACAGCAGCATCAGCTCAGCGCTTCCTCCTGCGGGCCCGAGGACTCCCAGCCTGCCGTCTCTACTGAGGACACCCAG CCTGCTGTCCCTGACGAGGACACCCAGGCTCCTGTCCCTACAGAGGACTCCCAGCCTGCTGCTCTCACGGAGGATCGGGCAGCGGAGGGCGCACACTCCCATCATAGCGCCGTCTCTGTGGGGTCATCTCTAGACCAGTTTAAACTGAGGAGGTTCTTCGTGTTGAGG CCTGGCACTTTGAATCAGGCCATCAAAGACATTGAAGCTCTGGTGGATGAAGAAGTGGATGGTGACGTTCACAGCGTTTGGCTGATGGCAGA GGTGGACCACTGGAACAATGAAAAGGAGCGTCTTGTTCTCATCACAGACAACTCTCTCCTCGTCTTCAAGTACGACTTTGTCATGTTCAACTGTGACCAGATCCAGAGGATCCCACTGAATTTTGTGGACCGCATCTCCTATGGCACCTTCAGCTTCCCGAAGCGTGCCCTGCTTCA gagagagggggagggggtgcGAGTCTTCTGGGACCGGCTGAGGGAGCCCTTCTTTATCTCCAGGTGGAACCCCTTCGCCACTGACTTCcccttcatcaccttcatctaCCACCCCGTGAGGGTCGTCAGTGACACATTCGCTGCCATCTGCGAC ATCCATAACTTTCGAGAGCAGCTCAAGGATGCTGCGCAGAAAGTCCACGCCAGGAAGCCGGTTCCTGGGAAGGCCAATGGCGTCCTGGTCCTGAATCAGCCCATTCAAGTCGAGGCTTACGTAGGCCTCATGTCTTTCCTCGGTAACCAGAACAAACTGGGATACTGCATGGCTCGAGGAAACATTGGCTTCTAA